In Carya illinoinensis cultivar Pawnee chromosome 16, C.illinoinensisPawnee_v1, whole genome shotgun sequence, a single window of DNA contains:
- the LOC122299687 gene encoding senescence-specific cysteine protease SAG39-like → MTLISTARGLIFLALLGIWASSQLLEASSMTERHEEWMALYGRSYKDTTEKEMRFQIFKRNVEYIESFNSVGNRSCKLSLNPFADQSNEEFQASHNGFKRSSNPSPVTPFRYDNFTSVPSSIDWRKKGAVTPIKDQGTCGCCWSFSAVAAMEGITSITNGKSSISLSEQEVVDCDISGEDKGCQGGLMDHAFKFIIQNKGITTEGNYPYKGVDGTCNKNKIASATIADYEDVPANNEKQLLKAVANQPVSVAIEASGSDFRFYKSGVFTGECGTELDHGVTVVGYGTAEDGTKYWLVKNSWGIKWGEEGYIRMKRDIDAKQGLCGIAMMSSYPTA, encoded by the exons ATGACTTTGATCTCGACTGCAAGGGGATTGATCTTCCTGGCATTGCTGGGGATTTGGGCAAGTTCCCAGTTGCTTGAAGCGTCCTCCATGACGGAAAGGCATGAGGAATGGATGGCTCTCTATGGACGCAGTTATAAGGATACTACAGAGAAGGAAATGCGTTTCCAGATTTTCAAGCGCAATGTTGAGTACATTGAGTCTTTCAATAGTGTTGGGAACCGATCTTGTAAACTGAGCCTTAATCCCTTTGCTGATCAGAGTAATGAAGAATTTCAAGCCTCTCACAATGGATTCAAAAGGTCCTCCAATCCATCTCCAGTGACACCATTTAGGTATGATAATTTTACTAGTGTGCCATCTAGCATTGATTGGAGGAAGAAAGGAGCTGTTACACCCATAAAGGACCAAGGAACATGTG GATGTTGTTGGTCATTTTCTGCGGTTGCGGCCATGGAGGGGATCACTAGCATCACAAATGGAAAGTCATCAATCTCTCTTTCAGAGCAAGAAGTAGTTGATTGTGACATCAGCGGTGAAGACAAAGGTTGTCAAGGTGGTCTAATGGATCATGCATTTAAATTTATCATCCAGAACAAAGGCATTACAACTGAAGGAAATTATCCTTACAAGGGTGTGGATGGAACATGCAACAAGAACAAGATAGCTTCAGCCACTATCGCAGACTATGAAGATGTCCCTGCCAACAATGAGAAGCAATTGCTTAAAGCAGTTGCCAACCAACCTGTTTCAGTTGCCATTGAGGCTAGTGGCTCTGACTTCCGGTTCTACAAAAGTGGGGTCTTCACAGGAGAATGTGGAACAGAACTGGATCATGGTGTTACAGTAGTAGGTTATGGAACTGCAGAAGATGGAACTAAGTATTGGTTGGTGAAGAATTCATGGGGCATCAAATGGGGTGAAGAAGGATACATAAGGATGAAAAGAGATATTGATGCTAAGCAAGGTCTTTGTGGCATTGCCATGATGTCTTCCTATCCCACTGCttga